The proteins below are encoded in one region of Chrysemys picta bellii isolate R12L10 chromosome 4, ASM1138683v2, whole genome shotgun sequence:
- the MGAT2 gene encoding alpha-1,6-mannosyl-glycoprotein 2-beta-N-acetylglucosaminyltransferase: protein MRLRIYKRKVLLLALLVAACGLALWGSHGRQRKPEPARDPGEPPAPRAASRAAELASAASRRAANASAPPPPPRAEPANRTLSYRSLFYQLNFDQPVRNLARFPRRPPGELVLVVQVHERAEHLRLLLDSLRRAPGVENALLVLSHDLWSEELNRLAAQVEFCQVLQIFFPFSAQLYPREFPGHDPRDCPRDIDKKAALRLGCINAEYPDSFGHYREAKFSQTKHHWWWKLHFVWERLRALREHTGLVLFLEEDHYLAPDFYHVLKQLWALKQQECPECQVLSLGSYNVVRGGFSGKADKVEMKTWKSTEHNMGMAFSRDTYQQLIECTDAFCTYDDYNWDWTLQHLTISCLPKFWKVLVPEIPRVFHTGDCGMHHKKACRPSTQSAKIDSLLSSNQQYLFPETMSVSKRYSMAPLSPHVKNGGWGDIRDHELCKSYRRLQ from the coding sequence ATGCGGCTCCGCATCTACAAGCGcaaggtgctgctgctggcgctgcTGGTGGCCGCCTGCGGCCTGGCGCTGTGGGGCAGCCACGGCCGCCAGCGCAAGCCCGAGCCCGCGCGGGACCCCGGCGAGCCgcccgcgccccgcgccgccagCCGGGCGGCCGAGCTCGCCTCCGCCGCCAGCCGCCGGGCCGCCAACGCCTcggcgccgccgccgccgccccggGCCGAGCCGGCCAACCGGACGCTGAGCTACCGCTCGCTCTTCTACCAGCTGAACTTCGACCAGCCCGTGCGCAACCTGGCGCGCTTCCCGCGCCGCCCGCCCGGCGAGCTGGTGCTGGTGGTGCAGGTGCACGAGCGGGCCGAGCACCTGCGGCTGCTGCTGGACTCGCTGCGCCGGGCCCCGGGCGTGGAGAACGCGCTGCTGGTGCTGAGCCACGACCTGTGGTCGGAGGAGCTGAACCGGCTGGCGGCGCAGGTGGAGTTCTGCCAGGTGCTGCAGATCTTCTTCCCCTTCAGCGCCCAGCTCTACCCCCGCGAGTTCCCCGGCCACGACCCCCGCGACTGCCCGCGCGACATCGACAAGAAGGCGGCGCTGCGCCTGGGCTGCATCAACGCCGAGTACCCGGACTCCTTCGGCCACTACCGCGAGGCCAAGTTCTCCCAGACCAAGCACCACTGGTGGTGGAAGCTGCACTTCGTGTGGGAGCGGCTCCGGGCGCTGCGGGAGCACACGGGGCTGGTGCTCTTCCTGGAGGAGGATCACTACCTGGCCCCTGACTTCTACCACGTCCTCAAGCAGCTTTGGGCGCTCAAGCAGCAGGAGTGCCCGGAGTGCCAGGTCCTCTCCCTTGGCAGCTACAACGTGGTGCGGGGTGGCTTCTCCGGCAAAGCCGACAAGGTGGAAATGAAGACGTGGAAGTCCACCGAGCACAATATGGGCATGGCCTTCAGCAGAGACACGTACCAGCAACTGATCGAGTGCACAGATGCCTTCTGCACATATGACGACTACAACTGGGACTGGACGCTGCAGCATTTGACTATCTCTTGTCTTCCAAAATTCTGGAAAGTGCTAGTACCCGAAATCCCCAGGGTTTTTCATACAGGGGACTGTGGCATGCACCACAAGAAAGCCTGCAGACCATCCACCCAGAGTGCCAAAATCGACTCGCTCTTAAGCAGCAACCAACAGTACCTGTTTCCTGAAACAATGAGTGTCAGTAAAAGGTACTCCATGGCACCTCTCTCTCCTCACGTGAAAAACGGAGGGTGGGGAGATATTAGAGACCATGAACTCTGTAAAAGTTATCGCAGACTGCAGTGA